The following proteins are encoded in a genomic region of Sorangiineae bacterium MSr12523:
- a CDS encoding serine/threonine protein kinase, which translates to MADSRTLPLVLGRYELHSVIATGGMASIHLGRLCGPSGFTRTVAVKRLHPHYARDPDFASMFLDEARLVARIRHPNVVPIVDVVAESDELFLVMEYVHGESLARLVHHGASQPVPPAIAAAIFVDVLHGLHAAHDAKTPEGEPLSIVHRDVTPHNVLVGVDGSARIADFGIAKATQRSRATDGSTLKGKLCYVAPEQLHGREVNRTTDVYSAAVSLWEALTGRLLFAAENEAHVYEKILTGAARPPSALAADVPLALDEIVMRGLAMKPHKRFASAQEMALELEKSIALPSAAELGAWVQSRAEQDLAKRMALIESLERGAPVSARTVVPPPPRRGAKAAVVALVAFLGTAAAVGGALFAAAREERTKAPAALSPGAVSMAVEAPASEPAVEPVAALSSSAPSPPKPPRVHKAVVATSKPTDDACKPPYMRDETGRKIYKRECL; encoded by the coding sequence GTGGCTGATTCTCGGACATTGCCGCTCGTGCTCGGTCGCTACGAGCTGCACTCGGTCATTGCGACCGGCGGCATGGCGAGCATCCATCTGGGGCGTCTCTGCGGGCCGTCGGGGTTTACGCGCACCGTCGCGGTGAAGCGCTTGCACCCGCACTACGCGCGCGATCCCGACTTCGCCTCCATGTTCCTCGACGAGGCGCGGCTGGTCGCGCGCATCCGCCACCCCAACGTGGTGCCCATCGTCGACGTGGTTGCGGAGAGCGACGAGCTCTTTTTGGTCATGGAGTACGTGCACGGCGAGTCGCTTGCGCGGCTGGTGCATCATGGCGCGAGCCAGCCGGTGCCGCCGGCCATCGCTGCGGCCATCTTCGTCGACGTCTTGCATGGTCTGCACGCCGCCCACGATGCGAAGACACCCGAGGGCGAGCCGCTTTCGATCGTGCACCGCGACGTGACCCCGCACAATGTGCTCGTCGGGGTCGACGGCTCGGCGCGCATCGCGGATTTCGGCATCGCCAAGGCCACGCAGCGTTCGCGGGCGACGGATGGCTCGACGCTCAAAGGCAAGCTCTGTTACGTCGCGCCGGAGCAGCTTCACGGCCGTGAGGTGAACCGCACCACCGATGTGTACTCGGCGGCGGTGTCGCTTTGGGAAGCGCTCACGGGGCGTTTGCTCTTCGCCGCCGAGAACGAAGCGCACGTGTACGAGAAGATTCTCACGGGGGCGGCGCGCCCGCCCAGCGCCTTGGCCGCGGACGTGCCCCTCGCGCTCGACGAGATCGTGATGCGCGGGTTGGCCATGAAGCCGCACAAGCGTTTCGCCTCGGCGCAGGAGATGGCCCTCGAGCTGGAGAAGAGCATCGCGCTTCCATCGGCGGCCGAGTTGGGCGCGTGGGTGCAGTCGCGCGCGGAGCAAGATCTCGCGAAGAGGATGGCCCTCATCGAGAGCCTCGAACGCGGCGCACCCGTCTCGGCGCGTACCGTGGTTCCCCCGCCACCACGACGCGGGGCGAAGGCGGCGGTGGTGGCATTGGTCGCGTTCCTTGGCACGGCGGCCGCGGTGGGGGGCGCTCTCTTTGCTGCAGCGCGAGAGGAGCGCACGAAGGCACCTGCGGCGCTGTCGCCAGGTGCCGTCAGCATGGCCGTCGAGGCGCCGGCGAGCGAGCCGGCGGTGGAACCCGTCGCGGCGTTGTCGTCGAGTGCGCCGTCGCCGCCGAAGCCCCCGCGTGTCCACAAGGCCGTCGTCGCGACGAGCAAACCGACCGACGATGCATGCAAACCGCCGTACATGCGCGACGAGACCGGCCGAAAGATCTACAAGCGCGAGTGCCTCTGA
- a CDS encoding DUF5050 domain-containing protein — protein sequence MTRLPAFAAVLVVASVASIALAAILAACRFTDGLSSGAPQDGDDGGPNACDGGPCEPLCPWYFADCDEAGSNGCEVDTRIASNHCGACGHDCLGGACLGGACQPILLAEGGMAPMHIVLDDASVYGVNATGTVTRISKNGGPLVTLVPGDGHSQSPPPRIALAGNALYYTDFGPPADGGTAGSVWATTTDGGKERIARANAPYAISVAGGYVYWSEGNPDASAPVGAIRRVNITSKDAGSGPALMVAPEPGGIQSIIATDKTLYWSNRGTPPLYDDGALKGCESIDADAGVPCSQEAPMAAPGALGLISDGNLYFTATDGLYAWACSLTSCSKRSVAPQQFDPRFLVFDSTRTSVFWTTGDGAIKTVTKAGYPNNNETILFQRRGTNPFDIAVDAKAVYWTDLAGVPGRPGTAPALYKLAR from the coding sequence ATGACACGGCTCCCCGCCTTCGCGGCCGTTTTGGTCGTCGCCTCCGTCGCATCCATCGCGTTGGCTGCCATCTTGGCGGCGTGCCGCTTCACCGATGGCTTGTCCAGCGGCGCCCCACAAGATGGCGACGACGGCGGCCCGAACGCGTGCGACGGCGGACCGTGTGAGCCTCTCTGTCCTTGGTACTTCGCGGATTGCGACGAAGCCGGTTCGAACGGATGTGAGGTCGACACGCGCATCGCATCGAACCACTGCGGTGCGTGCGGCCATGATTGCCTCGGCGGTGCGTGCCTGGGTGGCGCCTGCCAGCCGATTCTCCTTGCGGAGGGCGGCATGGCGCCGATGCACATCGTGCTCGACGATGCCTCGGTCTACGGCGTGAACGCCACCGGCACGGTGACGCGCATCTCGAAGAACGGTGGGCCGCTGGTCACTCTCGTGCCGGGTGACGGCCACTCCCAATCCCCGCCGCCGCGCATCGCCCTCGCCGGCAATGCGCTTTACTACACCGACTTTGGCCCGCCGGCCGACGGCGGCACCGCAGGCAGCGTTTGGGCAACCACCACCGACGGTGGCAAGGAGCGCATTGCCCGCGCCAATGCTCCCTATGCGATCTCGGTGGCCGGTGGCTACGTGTATTGGTCGGAAGGAAATCCCGATGCATCGGCACCCGTCGGCGCCATCCGGCGCGTGAACATCACCTCGAAGGATGCGGGCAGCGGCCCTGCGCTGATGGTGGCGCCGGAGCCGGGCGGCATCCAATCGATCATCGCCACGGACAAGACGCTGTATTGGAGCAACCGCGGAACACCTCCCCTCTACGATGACGGTGCCCTCAAGGGATGCGAATCCATCGACGCCGACGCCGGTGTTCCCTGTTCGCAAGAAGCCCCCATGGCTGCGCCTGGAGCTTTGGGCCTGATCTCGGACGGCAACCTTTATTTCACGGCAACGGATGGGCTCTATGCGTGGGCGTGCTCGCTCACGAGCTGCTCCAAGAGGAGCGTGGCCCCGCAGCAATTCGACCCGCGCTTTCTGGTTTTCGACTCCACGCGTACGTCGGTCTTTTGGACCACCGGCGATGGGGCCATCAAAACGGTGACGAAAGCGGGATATCCCAACAACAACGAGACAATTCTTTTTCAACGACGCGGAACCAATCCGTTCGACATCGCGGTCGATGCCAAGGCGGTCTACTGGACCGATCTGGCTGGCGTGCCGGGACGTCCAGGCACGGCTCCTGCTCTCTACAAGCTCGCGCGGTAG
- a CDS encoding sigma 54-interacting transcriptional regulator yields MPNDEGASTVLQSRPRGPFTATATFRLRVVEGPDAGRECVLDGTQPSRVLVGTSPACAFRLGDRQISRRHAAIDVTPEGLRLTDLGSTNGTWANGMCVFDVRLHGGEVIRLGDNVLHVEVVAMPAEHPINPAMRFGRLVGASPEMRRLYPLCERLAATDVPLVIEGETGTGKELLAESIHEESAREKGPFVVLDCTTVASNLLESTLFGHERGAFTGAVAARRGVFELAHTGTLLIDEIGDLDIALQAKLLRAIERNEVQRVGAEKFVRVDVRVMAATRRDLDKEVQAGRFRDDLFYRLAVARIELPPLRERRGDVQVLGRYFWEQLGGTDKPIPDDLLRRFEEYAWPGNVRELHNAVARRLALGDLAEMPPSVPARASVSHEGDVVRETLAMDLPFPEARHRVMNAFERAYVERVLAKHGGNVVRAAAASGIARRYFYVIKSRQEKE; encoded by the coding sequence ATGCCCAACGACGAGGGCGCGTCGACCGTTCTTCAGTCTCGGCCGCGCGGGCCATTCACCGCGACGGCGACGTTCCGCCTGCGGGTCGTCGAGGGCCCGGACGCTGGTCGAGAGTGCGTGCTCGACGGGACGCAGCCTTCGCGGGTGCTCGTGGGAACGAGCCCCGCGTGCGCGTTCCGGCTCGGCGACCGGCAGATTTCGCGCCGTCACGCGGCCATCGACGTCACGCCCGAGGGCCTCCGCCTCACCGACCTAGGGTCCACCAACGGCACGTGGGCCAACGGCATGTGCGTCTTCGACGTGCGCCTCCACGGTGGCGAAGTCATTCGACTCGGCGACAACGTACTCCACGTGGAGGTGGTGGCGATGCCGGCGGAGCATCCCATCAACCCCGCGATGCGCTTCGGGCGCCTCGTTGGCGCGAGCCCGGAAATGCGCCGCCTGTACCCGCTCTGCGAGCGCCTTGCGGCGACCGATGTCCCCTTGGTCATCGAAGGCGAAACCGGTACCGGCAAAGAGCTGCTCGCCGAATCGATCCACGAGGAGAGCGCCCGCGAGAAGGGGCCCTTCGTGGTCCTCGACTGCACGACGGTGGCGAGCAACCTGCTCGAGTCCACCTTGTTCGGGCATGAGCGCGGAGCCTTTACCGGCGCCGTGGCCGCGCGGCGCGGCGTGTTCGAGCTCGCGCACACGGGCACGTTGCTCATCGACGAGATCGGCGATCTGGACATCGCACTCCAGGCGAAGCTTCTACGCGCCATCGAACGAAACGAGGTGCAGCGCGTGGGCGCCGAGAAGTTCGTCCGCGTCGACGTGCGCGTGATGGCCGCGACGAGGCGCGATCTCGACAAAGAAGTCCAGGCGGGCCGCTTCCGTGACGACCTTTTCTACCGCCTTGCCGTCGCCCGCATCGAGCTGCCGCCTTTGCGTGAGCGGCGCGGCGACGTGCAGGTGCTCGGCCGCTATTTCTGGGAGCAACTCGGGGGGACCGACAAGCCGATCCCCGACGACCTTTTGCGCCGCTTCGAGGAGTATGCCTGGCCAGGCAACGTGCGCGAGCTGCACAATGCCGTGGCACGACGCCTCGCGCTGGGTGATCTCGCGGAGATGCCCCCATCGGTCCCTGCGCGCGCGTCCGTTTCGCACGAAGGGGACGTGGTTCGCGAGACGTTGGCCATGGACTTGCCGTTTCCCGAGGCGCGCCATCGCGTGATGAACGCGTTCGAGCGCGCCTACGTCGAGCGCGTGCTGGCGAAGCACGGCGGCAACGTGGTGCGGGCGGCGGCGGCCTCCGGGATTGCGCGGCGCTACTTTTATGTCATCAAGTCTCGCCAAGAAAAAGAATGA
- a CDS encoding cytochrome c: MRHSINILAVFFLAACSGDDDGGVTTLTLMPVTWNPSSIETGQVQAVAEYDTTVAVFGAAGVTTFVSGSVVGTDPTVTAWRSAGVIPSASGLGTWIVGVDGQGRLQRVLGHDGVENVSDRFGLASDKVAGLAGSQRATGFLLEQGLATSDGTTVKHYTAPALRAVASAAGRVAIAADDGVRIVTPGQEAAQETVALPDAAFVAYDAAGTLFSATHHGVYRLDGGDMRSVYDAGARTIRGLASSGANVWFAVDGDLALVKDGHVAISSGLGLAGDGHDVQLAGSPSGDVWVVAGGQLLRYAAGAGGTDDEAAWTANVQPVYATVCSHCHSAPGTGKDASNVDLSTYALWSARRAAVYQRVVAQAGTPAAMPPSGSGFSLTDAQRAAIEAWSKP; encoded by the coding sequence GTGAGGCATTCGATAAACATTTTGGCGGTATTCTTTCTTGCCGCGTGTTCGGGGGATGACGATGGCGGCGTGACGACGCTCACGCTCATGCCGGTGACGTGGAACCCCTCGAGCATCGAAACGGGGCAGGTCCAGGCGGTGGCCGAATACGACACGACGGTGGCCGTGTTCGGCGCCGCCGGCGTCACCACGTTCGTCAGTGGATCGGTGGTGGGCACGGATCCTACTGTCACCGCGTGGCGCTCCGCGGGCGTGATTCCATCGGCCTCGGGGCTCGGCACGTGGATCGTCGGCGTCGATGGGCAAGGTCGGTTGCAACGCGTGCTCGGTCACGACGGCGTGGAGAACGTGTCGGATCGATTCGGCTTGGCCTCGGACAAGGTGGCCGGGCTCGCGGGAAGCCAGCGGGCGACGGGTTTTCTCCTCGAGCAGGGCCTGGCAACCAGCGATGGCACCACGGTGAAGCACTACACGGCGCCGGCCCTTCGCGCGGTGGCTTCGGCGGCGGGGCGTGTGGCCATTGCGGCCGACGACGGCGTGCGCATCGTCACGCCCGGGCAGGAGGCGGCACAAGAGACCGTCGCGCTTCCCGATGCGGCGTTCGTCGCATACGACGCGGCGGGGACGCTCTTTTCGGCGACGCATCACGGGGTGTATCGCTTGGACGGTGGCGACATGCGCTCGGTGTACGATGCGGGAGCGCGCACGATCCGCGGGCTTGCATCGTCGGGCGCGAATGTGTGGTTTGCCGTGGACGGAGACCTGGCGCTCGTCAAAGACGGTCATGTGGCGATCTCCTCGGGCTTGGGGCTCGCTGGCGATGGGCACGATGTGCAATTGGCCGGATCTCCGTCGGGCGACGTCTGGGTGGTCGCCGGTGGCCAGCTGCTGCGGTACGCCGCGGGCGCTGGCGGGACGGACGACGAGGCGGCATGGACGGCCAACGTGCAACCGGTCTACGCGACGGTGTGCAGCCATTGCCATAGCGCGCCGGGCACGGGGAAAGACGCCTCCAACGTGGATCTTTCGACCTACGCGCTCTGGAGCGCGCGGCGTGCCGCGGTTTACCAGCGCGTGGTCGCCCAGGCCGGAACCCCCGCGGCCATGCCGCCCTCGGGCTCGGGTTTCAGCCTGACCGACGCCCAGCGGGCCGCCATCGAGGCGTGGAGTAAGCCGTGA
- a CDS encoding DUF1501 domain-containing protein — translation MTTSSRRSFLKAFLAGAGFLPLAGAPLFRAVAAEPAKSDEFFLLIHALGGWDVTLSLDPRWEETGLIDPASTVNTTFAAIRKWQSGTVKLSDGGVSFQAIRPGGTPFTFGPAIGNLTDHASRLCVVNGLATNTVSHPDGQTFAVTGRHLNGGRPNQSSIDVCCANEFGTEQLLPVVSVQYPSYLLGTQMDSRARPLRIATIGTMAQSLSRATLYDTQAERNTVNAVLTEEASDLAAISNDPSALQGFASQYGALQNLLTNSSLQSTFSESALIAAHPELNVTALRFQRSAAVNAAFAMEAFRNNLARCVSFVFNSFDTHSTNYTNQAGIQQEMFDTLATLVGQLDKIPHPTRAGRKLSDHTHILVTSDFCRTPQINLQRGRDHYPNGSALILSPKFKGKTLYGKTDPLQLLPANAGTFLDGPRPVAPPDVLATFVSAFGVDPQKYFREGEIIKELLA, via the coding sequence ATGACGACATCGAGCCGCCGCAGTTTTCTCAAAGCCTTTCTCGCCGGCGCGGGATTTCTACCCCTGGCCGGTGCGCCGCTGTTCCGTGCCGTCGCCGCGGAACCTGCCAAAAGCGACGAGTTCTTTCTTCTGATTCACGCATTGGGCGGGTGGGACGTGACCTTGAGCCTCGACCCGCGGTGGGAAGAGACAGGGCTCATCGATCCAGCCAGCACGGTGAACACCACCTTTGCGGCAATTCGCAAATGGCAAAGTGGGACGGTGAAGCTCTCCGATGGGGGCGTTTCCTTTCAAGCCATCCGCCCCGGTGGCACGCCGTTCACGTTCGGTCCGGCCATTGGCAACCTGACGGATCATGCATCGCGGCTTTGCGTCGTGAATGGGCTTGCCACGAACACGGTGAGCCACCCCGATGGACAAACGTTCGCCGTGACCGGACGGCATTTGAATGGCGGGCGCCCGAATCAATCGAGCATCGACGTTTGCTGCGCCAACGAATTCGGCACCGAGCAACTCCTGCCCGTGGTGAGCGTGCAATATCCCTCGTACCTGCTCGGTACCCAAATGGATTCGCGGGCGCGGCCGCTGCGGATTGCCACCATCGGCACCATGGCGCAATCATTGTCGCGCGCGACTTTGTACGACACGCAGGCGGAACGCAATACGGTGAATGCCGTTCTCACCGAGGAGGCGAGCGATCTCGCCGCCATTTCGAACGACCCCAGCGCCTTGCAGGGATTTGCTTCGCAATATGGCGCGCTGCAGAATTTGCTCACGAATAGCAGTTTGCAAAGTACCTTCAGCGAGTCGGCGCTCATTGCGGCCCATCCCGAGTTGAACGTGACCGCCCTGCGCTTTCAGCGCTCGGCAGCGGTGAATGCCGCTTTTGCCATGGAGGCCTTTCGCAACAACCTGGCGCGTTGCGTGAGCTTCGTTTTCAATAGCTTCGACACGCATTCCACGAATTATACGAACCAGGCGGGCATCCAGCAGGAGATGTTCGATACGTTGGCGACGCTGGTCGGGCAGCTCGACAAGATTCCGCATCCTACCCGCGCAGGGCGCAAGCTGAGCGATCACACGCATATCTTGGTGACCAGCGATTTCTGCCGGACACCGCAAATCAACCTTCAGCGCGGGCGCGATCACTATCCCAATGGTTCGGCGCTGATTCTTTCGCCCAAGTTCAAAGGAAAGACGCTTTACGGAAAGACCGATCCGTTGCAGCTCCTTCCCGCCAATGCGGGGACCTTTCTCGATGGTCCCAGGCCGGTGGCGCCGCCGGACGTTCTGGCGACGTTCGTTTCGGCTTTTGGCGTCGACCCGCAGAAGTACTTCCGTGAAGGGGAAATCATCAAGGAGCTGCTCGCGTGA